A single genomic interval of Lysobacter avium harbors:
- a CDS encoding thymidine kinase: protein MAKLYFYYSAMNAGKTTNLLQSAHNYRERGMRVLILAPQLDSRAGSGTVASRIGLSAAATTFTPEQDLQSLVTADIAAHGELHCVLVDEAQFLHKPQVWQLSEVVDAFGIPVLCYGLRTDFRGELFEGSQYLLAWADEISEIKTICHSGSKATMTVRVDAQGRAVRDGPQVEIGGNERYLSVSRAEYKKVVRGEGSIDPLQPSLSLPPGKD from the coding sequence ATGGCGAAGCTCTATTTCTACTATTCGGCGATGAACGCCGGCAAGACCACCAACCTGCTGCAGTCGGCACACAACTACCGCGAGCGCGGGATGCGGGTGTTGATCCTGGCGCCGCAGCTGGACAGCCGCGCCGGCAGCGGCACGGTGGCCTCGCGCATCGGCCTGAGCGCTGCGGCGACCACGTTCACTCCCGAGCAGGACCTGCAGTCGTTGGTCACGGCCGACATCGCCGCACACGGCGAGTTGCACTGCGTGCTGGTGGACGAGGCTCAGTTCCTGCACAAGCCGCAGGTCTGGCAGCTGAGCGAGGTGGTGGACGCCTTCGGTATCCCGGTGCTGTGCTACGGCCTGCGCACGGACTTCCGCGGCGAGCTGTTCGAGGGCAGCCAGTACCTGCTGGCCTGGGCCGATGAGATCAGCGAGATCAAGACGATCTGCCACAGCGGCAGCAAGGCGACGATGACCGTGCGGGTGGATGCGCAGGGCCGCGCGGTGCGCGACGGACCCCAGGTCGAGATCGGCGGCAACGAGCGCTACCTGTCGGTATCGCGCGCCGAGTACAAGAAGGTGGTCCGCGGCGAGGGTTCGATCGACCCGTTGCAGCCCTCGCTGTCCTTGCCGCCGGGCAAGGACTGA